A region from the Hylaeus volcanicus isolate JK05 chromosome 6, UHH_iyHylVolc1.0_haploid, whole genome shotgun sequence genome encodes:
- the LOC128878126 gene encoding peroxisomal ATPase PEX1 isoform X2: MDRVQSTLLNQIRVVVVGQPIVAWVSKFSSVTFIVESLEPSLRYGRLEQFTEVHVGDAMMNSSKDVSRKDYESSSKIVDNLHAVLKRFLPFAMDQVDERTQEDRSARNYELVQSFRDKKEPAIYRVHPMPRITFDDEDVDVIARCPYHVFVPRSQAPRFAENFADDFAICGAKKVPETKQYANMTSTSFLVNDESPVPKLAEELIVRLFILEDLLEKSSNLDRDHFDIDLLHRRVYVSDSLRITLGLRIGGKVSLWQVESPQEVAPSSVELFSWRDSVSTEKFEGYVRTLATRHELLINSCSAVVMDDGSMCVVKISPENCTVAAIDEAVLKGLRVHSRSVSERSHLRLPEQLDQEAPRVEKISVTHLEDTLTECKLSLDLSLGLRKRLGFEYDRENILICGDVGSGKTTICKILVQYLRNAPYFVHTNMIDCRSLKGKKAEMFQKFVTTVLTECVYYQPSVLFLDDLESITNASTNDEENTPDAMNAARIVDMLVNTVTQYQESHCISVVATCAGVNKLGQKLRPARGSNFFRTVLSIPNLDKVHRIDILQLMLGDKLYVPVDVNWDYYGNKTEGWMVQDLVDMAEKAAFAAWKRTGASRPPVVITEEDVSIAMKNCTPMSLQGIQLYKGGSHVWSDIGGLAEVKKSLVEILQWPLKYPEIFKNAPIKLQNGVLLYGMPGTGKTMLAKAIANECGVNLISVKGPELLSKYIGVSEESVRNVFERAFRAKPCVLFFDEFDSLAPRRGHDSTGVTDRVVNQLLTQMDGVEDREGVAVVAASSRPDLLDPALLRPGRLDKALYCPLPCTTDREAILAALCKTQNVDVVELDLKELAELTPGFTGADLNAVITQARLSAYEDAVAKVSDGKIEAGDIRVLPGHLVDSVKSTQPSLSTVEKEKYKRIYARFARNDNFTEDMLKNQKATLA, translated from the exons ATGGACAGAGTGCAGTCGACGTTGCTAAATCAAATACGCGTGGTAGTGGTGGGTCAACCCATCGTCGCGTGGGTTTCGAAGTTCTCCTCTGTGACATTTATCGTAG AATCTCTGGAGCCGAGTCTCAGGTACGGAAGGCTTGAGCAGTTCACCGAGGTCCACGTAGGAGATGCAATGATGAATTCGAGCAAAGACGTTTCCAGGAAGGACTACGAAAGCTCCTCAAAAATCGTAGACAACCTTCACGCCGTTCTCAAAAGGTTTCTGCCATTTGCAATGGACCAAGTCGACGAGAGGACACAGGAGGATAGGTCAGCTAGAAACTACGAGCTAGTGCAGAGCTTTCGAGACAAGAAGGAACCAGCTATATACCGTGTTCACCCAATGCCAAGGATTACCTTCGACGACGAGGACGTTGACGTGATCGCGCGTTGCCCTTATCACGTGTTCGTTCCGAGGAGCCAGGCGCCGAGATTCGCGGAAAATTTCGCGGATGATTTCGCGATCTGTGGCGCGAAGAAGGTGCCAGAGACGAAACAATACGCAAACATGACCAGCACCAGCTTCCTCGTGAACGACGAGTCTCCTGTGCCGAAGTTGGCCGAGGAATTAATCGTCAGACTGTTCATCCTCGAGGATCTATTAGAGAAGTCCTCCAATTTGGACAGAGACCACTTCGACATCGATCTGCTTCACAGACGTGTGTACGTGTCGGATAGTTTGAGGATCACGTTGGGTTTGAGAATTGGAGGAAAGGTGAGCCTGTGGCAGGTAGAATCTCCTCAGGAAGTCGCTCCATCCTCCGTCGAGCTGTTTTCATGGAGAGACTCGGTGTCCACGGAGAAGTTCGAGGGTTACGTCAGGACGCTTGCGACTCGCCACGAGTTGCTTATCAATTCTTGCTCCGCCGTCGTTATGGACGATGGTAGTATGTGCGTGGTGAAAATTTCGCCGGAGAATTGCACGGTGGCCGCGATAGACGAGGCCGTTTTGAAGGGATTACGGGTACATTCGAGATCGGTGAGCGAGAGGAGCCATCTGCGATTACCCGAGCAGTTGGATCAGGAGGCTCCTCGGGTGGAGAAGATTAGCGTAAC ACACTTGGAGGATACTCTAACGGAATGCAAGCTTTCGCTCGATCTGAGTCTAGGCCTGCGCAAGCGATTAGGATTCGAATACGATCGAGAGAACATTTTAATTTGCGGAGACGTTGGCTCCGGCAAAACTACCATCTGCAAAATACTCGTCCAATACTTGCGAAACGCGCCGTATTTCGTCCACACCAACATGATCGACTGTAGATCGTTGAAAG GGAAAAAGGCTGagatgtttcaaaaatttgtgaCCACCGTCCTGACAGAGTGTGTTTACTACCAACCCTCTGTATTGTTTCTGGACGATTTGGAATCGATCACGAACGCGTCGACGAATGACGAAGAAAACACCCCGGATGCTATGAATGCCGCTAG AATCGTGGACATGCTGGTTAACACTGTGACGCAGTATCAAGAATCTCATTGCATATCAGTCGTCGCGACGTGTGCTGGCGTTAACAAGCTAGGCCAGAAATTAAGGCCAGCTAGGGGATCTAATTTCTTTAGGACGGTTTTGTCGATACCGAATCTTGATAAG GTGCACAGAATCgatattttgcaattaatGCTCGGGGACAAGTTGTACGTGCCCGTAGACGTGAATTGGGATTACTATGGAAACAAGACCGAGGGATGGATGGTTCAGGACCTGGTGGATATGGCTGAGAAAGCTGCGTTCGCTGCTTGGAAGCGTACAG GAGCCTCGAGGCCGCCTGTCGTTATCACGGAAGAGGACGTGTCGATTGCCATGAAGAATTGTACGCCGATGTCTTTGCAAGGCATACAATTGTACAAAGGCGGGAGCCACGTTTGGTCGGATATAGGGGGACTGGCAGAAGTGAAAAAGTCTCTCGTCGAGATTCTACAGTGGCCGTTGAAGTATCCAGAGATATTTAAGAACGCGCCGATTAAGCTACAAAATGGCGTCTTGTTGTACGGGATGCCTGGAACGGGGAAGACGATGCTGGCCAAGGCGATCGCCAACGAATGCGGCGTCAACTTAATTAGCGTGAAG GGTCCAGAGTTGCTATCGAAATATATCGGCGTCAGCGAGGAGTCTGTTAGAAACGTGTTTGAAAG AGCTTTCCGCGCTAAACCGTGCGTACTGTTCTTCGACGAATTCGACAGTCTCGCTCCCAG acGAGGCCACGATAGTACCGGCGTGACGGATAGAGTCGTGAACCAATTGTTAACGCAAATGGATGGCGTGGAGGACAGAGAAGGGGTAGCGGTGGTCGCAGCATCTTCGAGGCCAGATTTGTTGGATCCAGCTCTTCTGAGACCTGGACGTCTCGATAAGGCGTTGTACTGTCCGCTACCATGCACG ACGGACAGAGAGGCGATTCTGGCCGCGCTCTGCAAAACACAGAACGTGGACGTGGTTGAATTAGATTTAAAGGAATTGGCGGAGCTTACTCCCGGATTCACCGGGGCAGATTTGAATGCTGTGATCACACAGGCCAGATTGTCAGCTTACGAAGACGCGGTCGCCAAAGTTTCC GACGGAAAAATCGAGGCTGGGGACATCAGAGTCCTCCCAGGACATCTCGTCGATTCCGTCAAGTCCACTCAGCCGTCGTTGTCCACCGTTGAGAAGGAAAAGTACAAGAGGAT TTAC
- the LOC128878126 gene encoding peroxisomal ATPase PEX1 isoform X1, which produces MQSERLVVKYITVNNCFVYLSDTWLRKLETKENVIKIEHNGKTYYASCNAGGNSSDTLCFGATFARSLSIPEGDEVFVSSVKDVQPVTRANVVPRTADDREILEVQMDRVQSTLLNQIRVVVVGQPIVAWVSKFSSVTFIVESLEPSLRYGRLEQFTEVHVGDAMMNSSKDVSRKDYESSSKIVDNLHAVLKRFLPFAMDQVDERTQEDRSARNYELVQSFRDKKEPAIYRVHPMPRITFDDEDVDVIARCPYHVFVPRSQAPRFAENFADDFAICGAKKVPETKQYANMTSTSFLVNDESPVPKLAEELIVRLFILEDLLEKSSNLDRDHFDIDLLHRRVYVSDSLRITLGLRIGGKVSLWQVESPQEVAPSSVELFSWRDSVSTEKFEGYVRTLATRHELLINSCSAVVMDDGSMCVVKISPENCTVAAIDEAVLKGLRVHSRSVSERSHLRLPEQLDQEAPRVEKISVTHLEDTLTECKLSLDLSLGLRKRLGFEYDRENILICGDVGSGKTTICKILVQYLRNAPYFVHTNMIDCRSLKGKKAEMFQKFVTTVLTECVYYQPSVLFLDDLESITNASTNDEENTPDAMNAARIVDMLVNTVTQYQESHCISVVATCAGVNKLGQKLRPARGSNFFRTVLSIPNLDKVHRIDILQLMLGDKLYVPVDVNWDYYGNKTEGWMVQDLVDMAEKAAFAAWKRTGASRPPVVITEEDVSIAMKNCTPMSLQGIQLYKGGSHVWSDIGGLAEVKKSLVEILQWPLKYPEIFKNAPIKLQNGVLLYGMPGTGKTMLAKAIANECGVNLISVKGPELLSKYIGVSEESVRNVFERAFRAKPCVLFFDEFDSLAPRRGHDSTGVTDRVVNQLLTQMDGVEDREGVAVVAASSRPDLLDPALLRPGRLDKALYCPLPCTTDREAILAALCKTQNVDVVELDLKELAELTPGFTGADLNAVITQARLSAYEDAVAKVSDGKIEAGDIRVLPGHLVDSVKSTQPSLSTVEKEKYKRIYARFARNDNFTEDMLKNQKATLA; this is translated from the exons ATGCAAAGTGAACGTCTAGTAGTTAAGTATATAACAGTGAACAACTGTTTTGTCTATTTGTCGGACACCTGGCTACGTAAATTGGAAACTAAG gagaatgtaattaaaatagagCACAATGGTAAAACGTATTACGCGTCCTGCAATGCAGGTGGAAATTCCAGCGATACGCTATGCTTCGGTGCAACGTTTGCCAGAAGTCTGAGCATCCCGGAAGGGGACGAAGTGTTTGTGTCTTCCGTGAAAGACGTGCAACCCGTAACGCGAGCCAATGTTGTACCACGCACTGCGGACGATAGGGAAATTTTG GAAGTACAAATGGACAGAGTGCAGTCGACGTTGCTAAATCAAATACGCGTGGTAGTGGTGGGTCAACCCATCGTCGCGTGGGTTTCGAAGTTCTCCTCTGTGACATTTATCGTAG AATCTCTGGAGCCGAGTCTCAGGTACGGAAGGCTTGAGCAGTTCACCGAGGTCCACGTAGGAGATGCAATGATGAATTCGAGCAAAGACGTTTCCAGGAAGGACTACGAAAGCTCCTCAAAAATCGTAGACAACCTTCACGCCGTTCTCAAAAGGTTTCTGCCATTTGCAATGGACCAAGTCGACGAGAGGACACAGGAGGATAGGTCAGCTAGAAACTACGAGCTAGTGCAGAGCTTTCGAGACAAGAAGGAACCAGCTATATACCGTGTTCACCCAATGCCAAGGATTACCTTCGACGACGAGGACGTTGACGTGATCGCGCGTTGCCCTTATCACGTGTTCGTTCCGAGGAGCCAGGCGCCGAGATTCGCGGAAAATTTCGCGGATGATTTCGCGATCTGTGGCGCGAAGAAGGTGCCAGAGACGAAACAATACGCAAACATGACCAGCACCAGCTTCCTCGTGAACGACGAGTCTCCTGTGCCGAAGTTGGCCGAGGAATTAATCGTCAGACTGTTCATCCTCGAGGATCTATTAGAGAAGTCCTCCAATTTGGACAGAGACCACTTCGACATCGATCTGCTTCACAGACGTGTGTACGTGTCGGATAGTTTGAGGATCACGTTGGGTTTGAGAATTGGAGGAAAGGTGAGCCTGTGGCAGGTAGAATCTCCTCAGGAAGTCGCTCCATCCTCCGTCGAGCTGTTTTCATGGAGAGACTCGGTGTCCACGGAGAAGTTCGAGGGTTACGTCAGGACGCTTGCGACTCGCCACGAGTTGCTTATCAATTCTTGCTCCGCCGTCGTTATGGACGATGGTAGTATGTGCGTGGTGAAAATTTCGCCGGAGAATTGCACGGTGGCCGCGATAGACGAGGCCGTTTTGAAGGGATTACGGGTACATTCGAGATCGGTGAGCGAGAGGAGCCATCTGCGATTACCCGAGCAGTTGGATCAGGAGGCTCCTCGGGTGGAGAAGATTAGCGTAAC ACACTTGGAGGATACTCTAACGGAATGCAAGCTTTCGCTCGATCTGAGTCTAGGCCTGCGCAAGCGATTAGGATTCGAATACGATCGAGAGAACATTTTAATTTGCGGAGACGTTGGCTCCGGCAAAACTACCATCTGCAAAATACTCGTCCAATACTTGCGAAACGCGCCGTATTTCGTCCACACCAACATGATCGACTGTAGATCGTTGAAAG GGAAAAAGGCTGagatgtttcaaaaatttgtgaCCACCGTCCTGACAGAGTGTGTTTACTACCAACCCTCTGTATTGTTTCTGGACGATTTGGAATCGATCACGAACGCGTCGACGAATGACGAAGAAAACACCCCGGATGCTATGAATGCCGCTAG AATCGTGGACATGCTGGTTAACACTGTGACGCAGTATCAAGAATCTCATTGCATATCAGTCGTCGCGACGTGTGCTGGCGTTAACAAGCTAGGCCAGAAATTAAGGCCAGCTAGGGGATCTAATTTCTTTAGGACGGTTTTGTCGATACCGAATCTTGATAAG GTGCACAGAATCgatattttgcaattaatGCTCGGGGACAAGTTGTACGTGCCCGTAGACGTGAATTGGGATTACTATGGAAACAAGACCGAGGGATGGATGGTTCAGGACCTGGTGGATATGGCTGAGAAAGCTGCGTTCGCTGCTTGGAAGCGTACAG GAGCCTCGAGGCCGCCTGTCGTTATCACGGAAGAGGACGTGTCGATTGCCATGAAGAATTGTACGCCGATGTCTTTGCAAGGCATACAATTGTACAAAGGCGGGAGCCACGTTTGGTCGGATATAGGGGGACTGGCAGAAGTGAAAAAGTCTCTCGTCGAGATTCTACAGTGGCCGTTGAAGTATCCAGAGATATTTAAGAACGCGCCGATTAAGCTACAAAATGGCGTCTTGTTGTACGGGATGCCTGGAACGGGGAAGACGATGCTGGCCAAGGCGATCGCCAACGAATGCGGCGTCAACTTAATTAGCGTGAAG GGTCCAGAGTTGCTATCGAAATATATCGGCGTCAGCGAGGAGTCTGTTAGAAACGTGTTTGAAAG AGCTTTCCGCGCTAAACCGTGCGTACTGTTCTTCGACGAATTCGACAGTCTCGCTCCCAG acGAGGCCACGATAGTACCGGCGTGACGGATAGAGTCGTGAACCAATTGTTAACGCAAATGGATGGCGTGGAGGACAGAGAAGGGGTAGCGGTGGTCGCAGCATCTTCGAGGCCAGATTTGTTGGATCCAGCTCTTCTGAGACCTGGACGTCTCGATAAGGCGTTGTACTGTCCGCTACCATGCACG ACGGACAGAGAGGCGATTCTGGCCGCGCTCTGCAAAACACAGAACGTGGACGTGGTTGAATTAGATTTAAAGGAATTGGCGGAGCTTACTCCCGGATTCACCGGGGCAGATTTGAATGCTGTGATCACACAGGCCAGATTGTCAGCTTACGAAGACGCGGTCGCCAAAGTTTCC GACGGAAAAATCGAGGCTGGGGACATCAGAGTCCTCCCAGGACATCTCGTCGATTCCGTCAAGTCCACTCAGCCGTCGTTGTCCACCGTTGAGAAGGAAAAGTACAAGAGGAT TTAC
- the LOC128878129 gene encoding G2/mitotic-specific cyclin-B3 has translation MRMAPSKVLNAQNKQTNTNIAGKKGITTRSQHSVLPNVLHKASGLGKDPRIKRKAEASPPKEKTTKRSALGNITNAIGKTLGGHTQEPKKALKRTTVTQIKPLVQTSSVRTLDKHVPKPEVIPTKPKPVPRVKPVKKDEEKTEVSSKIVCPKRSLDLEKSDDSSLYVSALDDVGDDTEKKSRRSNIQPEKIDKTEKENEASEALTKTEEKSIVSRLNAAPEKVLPEGVQWDFDAENWLDPFQVSHYAMDIFNYLKDRERFFPIGDYMERQVCLSRWMRALLIDWMVEVQESFELNHETLYLAVKLVDLYLTKVTVGKETLQLLGAASLFIASKYDERIPPMVEDFLYICDGAYTQRELIRMEMSVLKVVDFDLGIPLSYRFLRRYARCAKVSMPTLTLARYILEYSLMDYSTIMFSDSKIAAAALLLALQMKDLGGWTPTLEYYSGYKVDDIRDIINILNQGLHRKHKEALTTVRNKYSHKIFFEVAKLPLKDTLNI, from the exons atgaGAATGGCACCATCCAAAGTTTTAAAtgcacaaaataaacaaactaataCTAACATAGctggaaaaaaaggaataacaaCAAGAAGTCAACATTCTGTGTTACCTAATGTTCTACACAAAGCATCTGGTCTTGGGAAAGATCCCCGCATCAAAAGAAAGGCAGAGGCATCACCGCCAAAGGAAAAAACTACAAAGAGATCTGCATTAGGAAATATTACTAAT GCCATTGGAAAGACATTGGGAGGACATACACAAGAACCAAAGAAAGCTTTAAAAAGAACGACAGTTACTCAAATTAAACCCCTTGTTCAGACAAGTTCTGTTAGAACACTTGATAAACATGTTCCTAAACCAGAGGTAATACCTACAAAACCAAAGCCAGTGCCACGAGTAAAACCTGTAAAAAAAGATGAAGAGAAAACGGAAGTATCTAGCAAAATTGTATGTCCAAAACGTagtttagatttagaaaaatcaGATGACAGTTCTTTATATGTAAGTGCATTAGATGATGTAGGAGACGACACTGAAAAGAAATCTAGGAGGAGCAACATTCAA CCtgagaaaattgataaaacagAGAAGGAAAATGAAGCAAGTGAAGCTCTGACAAAAACTGAAGAGAAATCAATTGTTTCTCGTTTGAATGCTGCGCCTGAGAAAGTATTACCTGAGGGAGTTCAGTGGGATTTCGATGCAGAGAATTGGTTGGACCCGTTTCAAGTCTCTCACTATGCTatggatatttttaattatttaaaagacaGAGAACGCTTTTTTCCTATTGGAGATTACATGGAGAGACAAGTGTGTCTTTCACGATGGATGAGAGCGTTATTAATCGACTGGATGGTGGAAGTTCAAGAGTCTTTTGAATTGAATCATGAGACTTTGTATCTAGCTGTAAAACTAGTTGATTTATATTTGACGAAAGTAACGGTTGGAAAAGAAACGCTGCAATTGTTAGGTGCTGCAAGTCTCTTCATAGCGAGTAAATATGAT GAACGAATACCTCCGATGGTAGaagattttttatatatatgtgaCGGTGCTTACACGCAAAGAGAGTTAATTAGAATGGAAATGAGTGTTTTAAAAGTAGTAGATTTTGATCTTGGTATACCTCTTTCATACAGGTTTTTGAGACGATATGCTAGG tgtGCAAAAGTTTCAATGCCGACGCTAACTTTAGCGCGATACATTTTGGAGTATTCACTGATGGATTATTCGACGATAATGTTTAGCGATAGTAAAATTGCTGCTGCTGCGCTCCTTCTTGCCCTGCAAATGAAAGATCTAGGAGGATGGACTCCAACCTTAGAATATTATAGTGGTTACAAAGTTGATGACATAAgggatattataaatattttaaaccaAGGATTACATCGAAAGCACAAGGAAGCTCTGACCACAGTACGCAACAAATACAGCCATAa GATATTCTTTGAAGTAGCAAAGCTGCCATTAAAAGatactttaaatatataa